AGGGGTAAGGAGGAACCACCTTACAGGGAGTCAGCAGCAGATGAGAAGAGCTGTGGGGCAAGAGGACAGCAGCTGAGTGAGGAAAAGTCGGGAGGTCGGAGGTCTGGGAGGAGAGCAGGAGCAAGCGTTAATTATACTGACCTCCTGACTccgggctgctgctgctgcaaatACTGGGCCAAGACTTCTTCCCCGGTGGTGCACGCgtggagtggggagggcagaggtgtCCCTGGGGTGAGCTGACTGCCAGAACAAAGCCAAAACCACCTTTAATCTGTGGCAGCATGAATGAGAAACTAGGACTTAGGTTCTCAGGCCATCAGCTGGATCGGGATGCTCACAGTGGgccagagggaaggagagcagggCAGTGCCATTAGAATACCCAGAGGTATGAGAAAAGGACGTGAAACAAAAGTCTGACAAGGGCTTCTAAGGACCACCAGCCCTCACCTGGTGTGGCATGCTCTGTCTAGACCCCTCAGCACCACGGACTGGGCAAAGCAGCACGTTCCAGAAGGGTCCCCACATGCAGACAGTGGGGTCCATGGGGTGGCCTCTCCAAGCTGCATCAGCGTATCAGGGAGGGACTGGCTTGGAACTAAGGGGAAGGGGATGGTTGCTCCTGCTGTGACCACCTAAAGATAAGGAAGAAATCAAGTTATAGAGCTTTTTCTCAGCTCTGACCCATCTCCTCACAAAACTTAATACCTTTTTCCCAGAGAAGTTCAACATATCAGCCAGATGAACCATGGAAACTGGTGAGGAGCATAGGCGATAAGGAACAGTGACTGTGTCCAGGGCTGTAGCCAGGATGGCGCCACAGTGGAAGGGCAGAGCGGCCTGTAAAGAGGATACAGAGAAGAGCACTTGGCCTTCTGGGTGTGGAAAAGAGAGTGTGGAGGCAGAATAGTAATGGCAGAGAGGCCCGCATGCTTTGGGACAAAGCAGGGGTGTGTTTGGCCCAGGGCTGGATAAGCATAGGACAGTGTCATCTAAGAGGCCACATCAGAGCCGAGTTCAAGCTGAGGCTTCAAGAATAGAGCCGGTAGCAGATAAAGGCTGACTCGGCGagcgcgtgcgcgtgtgtgcgtgcatgtgtgtgttgccGTCACTAGCTGCAGTCAGAACAAGAGCGTCGAGCCTTACATCATATTGCAGGTGAGGGAAGTTGACAGGTGGCTCAGGTTGCAGCCCCAGGCTCCCACCCAAGGATAAGGGGCAGACCAGAGAGCTGTGAGCAGACAGGTGCACCAGACCGAAAGCTGTGTTTAACAGACGGTAGATGTTTTTCTGGGGCTCCTGGTGAAAGAAATGAGAGTAGTTTGTTTTAACCAGATTTCTCACTGGGCTATCCTCATTTCTCCCTCCTTACCCTGTGACCGTTTCTCCCCACAAGAACTACTCACCCCGAGGCGGTACGGACCAGGGAGCAGGCCCCAGGTTATTATTCCCCGCCCTGAATACTCGTCTTGTAGCAACTCTGCGGCCTTGGCGCCTACTCCAGAGAAGCCATTGTGCAGGTCACACAGGATCTGGAAGCCCTGGAGAGAGGTGAATGGCGAAAGTCGGCAGGATGAGGGGAGTTTCTACCCAAGTGCCCGCCATGCCATGCAACTACCTGCAGGTAGTCGCACTCCTCCACGTAGAAGTGCAGCCTGTCCTCCAGCTCTTCCAGGTACTTGGGTTCCTTCAGGATACTCTCCCCTTGGCCAAAAGCCTCCAGGCGACCTGCTTCCCTGCCATGCATAAACACAGTCCAGGATTTACAGGACTCCCCCACTTCCATCCGTCCGTCCAAGAGTTCTTGTactggaggagggcagggaaggtgCCCTCAAGAGCCTCATCCAACATTAGTGGGGACCCAGTTTCCTGCCTCACAGCCTCTGGGGCCCTCCATACCCATCATGGTTGTACTTCTGAATCATACAGATGCTCCGGGGATGGAGATGGATTCTGAGAAAGTCTGACCAGACTCTGATGCTGCCCTCTGTGGGGATAACTGGTTTTGGAGTCGTAGCAGTGGTGAATGGTGGGGGAGCTGAAGAAAAAGCGGAGGAAACGTACCTTTCTCCATGTTCCTGGTCTGCCCCATTCCCCATTTTGCAGTATCTGGAGAAGTCTCACCTGTGCCATTGGGAATGGATTTGACCCTCCAGATACCATCACTATTCAGCACTCCCTGGGCGGGATGAGAAAATCTACATTTAGGTCCAGGCCGTCTAGACGCAAAAGTTGATTTATCCTCCCTGATTTTGCTGGCCACACCCTACAACCTCCTTTCCGTTCACGTACTCACAGTCCTTTAGTAGGAGAAAAAAGTGCTTTTCCTCAAACTACCATCCTAGGGCATTTAAGATGgctaaaattctctttttctctgcccCAGTGAGGCACTCTGGTTGTAGCACTGGGCCTAAAAGTTCAGGGCAGAGGCCCTCACCTCTGCACTCAGGAGGTCCTGGAGATAAGGGTTCTTGGGATAGAGTTCCTCTTTGTGTGTGGTGAGCTTCCCTTGCCTGAAAGAAATTGGAGATTGATCATAGTGTCAGTTTTCCTGAGTTCTCCAGCTTCCTATGCTCCTTCCCGACTC
This genomic interval from Physeter macrocephalus isolate SW-GA chromosome 4, ASM283717v5, whole genome shotgun sequence contains the following:
- the MSTO1 gene encoding protein misato homolog 1 isoform X1 produces the protein MAGGAREVLTLQLGHFAGFVGAHWWNQQDAALCRPTDAKEPPGELCPDVLYRTGRTLHGQETYTPRLILMDLKGSLSSLKQDGGLYRDKQLDAAIAWQGKLTTHKEELYPKNPYLQDLLSAEGVLNSDGIWRVKSIPNGTGETSPDTAKWGMGQTRNMEKEGSIRVWSDFLRIHLHPRSICMIQKYNHDGEAGRLEAFGQGESILKEPKYLEELEDRLHFYVEECDYLQGFQILCDLHNGFSGVGAKAAELLQDEYSGRGIITWGLLPGPYRLGEPQKNIYRLLNTAFGLVHLSAHSSLVCPLSLGGSLGLQPEPPVNFPHLQYDAALPFHCGAILATALDTVTVPYRLCSSPVSMVHLADMLNFSGKKVVTAGATIPFPLVPSQSLPDTLMQLGEATPWTPLSACGDPSGTCCFAQSVVLRGLDRACHTSQLTPGTPLPSPLHACTTGEEVLAQYLQQQQPGVRSSSHLLLTPCKVVPPYPYLFSSSLSQQGLVLDGPPTGAAVESIPVLGALRSSSSLNRTLGDLAKDLAKLDLRRWASFMDAGVEQDDLEETLQELRSLAQCYQSGNSLMD
- the MSTO1 gene encoding protein misato homolog 1 isoform X2, whose product is MAGGAREVLTLQLGHFAGFVGAHWWNQQDAALCRPTDAKEPPGELCPDVLYRTGRTLHGQETYTPRLILMDLKGSLSSLKQDGGLYRDKQLDAAIAWQGKLTTHKEELYPKNPYLQDLLSAEGVLNSDGIWRVKSIPNGTAPPPFTTATTPKPVIPTEGSIRVWSDFLRIHLHPRSICMIQKYNHDGEAGRLEAFGQGESILKEPKYLEELEDRLHFYVEECDYLQGFQILCDLHNGFSGVGAKAAELLQDEYSGRGIITWGLLPGPYRLGEPQKNIYRLLNTAFGLVHLSAHSSLVCPLSLGGSLGLQPEPPVNFPHLQYDAALPFHCGAILATALDTVTVPYRLCSSPVSMVHLADMLNFSGKKVVTAGATIPFPLVPSQSLPDTLMQLGEATPWTPLSACGDPSGTCCFAQSVVLRGLDRACHTSQLTPGTPLPSPLHACTTGEEVLAQYLQQQQPGVRSSSHLLLTPCKVVPPYPYLFSSSLSQQGLVLDGPPTGAAVESIPVLGALRSSSSLNRTLGDLAKDLAKLDLRRWASFMDAGVEQDDLEETLQELRSLAQCYQSGNSLMD